Proteins from one Camelina sativa cultivar DH55 chromosome 8, Cs, whole genome shotgun sequence genomic window:
- the LOC104705474 gene encoding protein BIG GRAIN 1-like D, translated as MHKSKRNPSFSSTLLDEIYNSIDLKSQKNQSFVGSVNTSTKKQSIVSRSVPDRKIHRDRFFGSVSSSSDSNSSIFSSSDTELTHGKKVTSSSRPLCFGPSKTKPRKTEDKTLYHQNRATRVYDDYDYTSDVRRFTRHDENWEHSRTRRPVKSSSGNLKKPKTPASPAGRIVNFINSLFSNNNSKQSNAVKSYPRKTSYDDSAFVRKTSNDYHSSTTTCSSASSFSRSCMNKSYEKSSDRIKRSVRFSPVNVIVPESFTNKEEDYFSNVRKSVKKNVEDGGRRSVEEIAREFLRDYHKNHENSLVKNNNFEDYEDDDDVASDSSSDLFELDLVGNHHHHNVYGDELPVYETTFAGLIL; from the coding sequence ATGCATAAATCCAAAAGAAACCCGTCATTCTCCTCCACTCTCCTCGACGAAATCTACAATTCCATCGATCTTAAATCCCAAAAAAACCAATCTTTTGTCGGCTCTGTTAACACCAGTACcaaaaaacagagcattgtGTCCCGATCGGTTCCTGACCGTAAGATCCACCGTGATCGGTTCTTTGGCTCTGTGTCGTCTTCCTCTGACTCAAACTCAAGCATCTTCTCATCTTCCGACACCGAACTAACTCACGGTAAGAAGGTAACTTCTTCGTCCAGACCGTTATGTTTCGGCCCTTCAAAGACAAAACCAAGGAAAACAGAGGACAAGACTCTGTACCACCAAAACAGAGCAACCCGAGTGTACGACGACTACGATTACACCTCCGACGTCCGCAGATTCACGAGACACGACGAGAACTGGGAGCATTCTAGAACAAGAAGACCCGTTAAGAGCTCCTCCGGAAACCTCAAGAAGCCCAAAACCCCAGCTTCACCAGCCGGAAGAATCGTCAACTTCATAAACTCGTTGTTCAGCAACAACAATTCAAAACAGTCCAATGCTGTTAAGAGCTATCCGAGGAAGACGAGTTACGACGACTCTGCTTTCGTTAGGAAAACATCTAATGATTATCACTCATCTACTACAACgtgttcttcagcttcttctttctcaaggTCTTGTATGAACAAAAGCTACGAGAAATCATCTGACCGTATCAAACGAAGCGTTAGGTTCTCTCCTGTCAATGTGATCGTCCCCGAGAGTTTTACAAACAAAGAAGAGGACTATTTCAGTAACGTGAGAAAGTCGGTGAAGAAGAATGTGGAAGATGGAGGAAGGAGATCAGTGGAAGAGATTGCgagagagtttttgagagaTTATCACAAGAACCATGAAAACAGTTTGGTcaagaataataattttgaggattacgaagatgatgatgatgttgcaAGTGATTCGAGTTCAGATTTGTTTGAGCTGGATTTAGTTgggaatcatcatcatcataatgtGTACGGAGATGAACTTCCTGTTTATGAAACCACTTTTGCTGGTTTGATCTtgtga